ATCAGCCACAACTGGGACGAATTGCGCCGCACCATGTGGGACTACGTCGGCATCATGCGCACGACCAAGCGCCTCGAACGCGCCCGCACCCGCATCGCCAACCTCGAACGCGAAATCCAGGACTACTACTGGAACTTCTCGGTCGACCCCGAGCTGCTCGAACTGCGCAACCTCACCACCATCGCGCGCCTCATCGTCGCCTGCGCCCTGCAACGCAAGGAAAGCCGCGGCCTGCACGCCATCGCCGACTACCCCAAACCCCGCAAACGCCCCCTCGACTCCAAGGTCCGGCTCTAGCACCAAAATGTAGCAGCGGCCGTGTCGGCCGCTCCCCCTGCCTCTCGGCCCCCCACCCGCGTTTCACCATTGCGAAATCCGCCCGTCTCGCGGTCTGTGACCGCGCATGACCTTTCCGCTCCACCTCCTGCTGCCGCTGGCCAGTAGCTTCGGCTACGTCGCCGGCGTGTTGCTGCTCAAACGCAGCGCGGCGTTCGGCGTGGGGCTGTGGCGCACCACCTTCGTCGCCAATGTCATGCATGCGGTGTGCATCGCACCGTTTTGGGCCCTCGGTCCCGGCCCGGGCACCGGCGCTTGGTGGCAACCGCTCGTCACCGCCCTGCTGTTTTTCGCCGGGCAGATCTTTACCTTCCTCGCCATCGAACGCGGCGACGTCTCCATCGCAACACCCGTCCTCGGCGCCAAGATCATCCTCGTCGCCTTCCTGAGCGCCGTGTTTTTGCCCGACCCTATTCCACTGAAATGGTGGATCGCCGCCGTGCTCAGCGTCGCTGCCATCGCGTTGCTCAACCGCCGTCCGCGCCACACCGACGCGCCCACCGCTCGCGCCACCAACATCGGAGGCACCGTCGCGGCCGCCTTGGGCGCCGCGCTCACCTTCGCGGCCAGCGACATCACCGTGCAGGCTTGGGCCCCGCTTTGGGGCGTGGGCCGCTATCTGCCGATCATGTTCGGCCTGCTGGCGCTGTTGTCCTTTGCCCTTTTCCCGGTTTTCAGCGCGCCGCTGCGCAGCATCGCCCGCCCCGCCCGACCGTGGCTGCTCGGCGGCGCCACCTTGCTCGGCGTGCAGGCGGCCGGCATGGGCATCGCCATCGGCGCCTTCGGTGACGCCACCGCCGTGAACATCGTCTATAGCTCCCGCGGACTCTGGGCCGTGCTCGCGGTCTGGTGGATCGGTCACTGGTTCAAAAACGAAGAACAACACCTCGGCCCCGCCACCCTGCGCCTCCGCCTCTGGGGCGCCGCCCTCATGCTCGCCGCCATCGGTCTCGTGTTGGTGTAGGCTCGGCCGTTCGGACCCCCTCGAGCATGCCGCAATTTCATGGCGACTGCGGAGTTGAAGGCTTGCCAATCCCGATCGGCATCCCGCAACTACCGCCCAACGCGTCGCCCTAATGACTCTACGGAGCGCGGACACTTTTTCCGTGAAGAGTCATGCTACCACGCCTGCATAGCCTTACCCTGCTGCGCCTATTTGCCGCCAGCTGGGTTGTGGTTTTTCATTTTCATCACAAGTTTCCGCCGGCTCCCGGCGGAGTTTGGGAGCGCTTTTGTGGCAACGGTCACTTCGCCATGCCGTTATTTTTCGTCCTATCGGGATTGGTGCTCGCTTACTGCTATCCCCGGATTCCGGACGCATCCGCAATTCAGCGCTTCTACTGGGCGCGCTTCGCCCGAGTTTTTCCAGCCTATGCGGTGATGCACCTGCTGGCGTTGCTCCTGATGGTCGAACTCTGGCACAGCGATCCGGTCAGGTGGATCTACAGCAACGTGCTCTCCGCCCTCGGGCTGCAGGCGTGGTTTCACTACACCTTTCCCATCGGCCTCAACGGGGCCACTTGGTCCGTTTCCGTCGAGGCCTTTTTCTACCTCCTCTTTCCCGCCTTGTTGCCCGTTTGTCAGTATTTCGAACAACGCTGGGGGCCACTCCGCCCGCTGGTTTTATGCATCTTGTTCAGCACATTTATCGGCTTCTCCGACATCGCTTTCGAGACCGGTTATGATTCGGGTTACTACATCCTCCCCATCCTGCGGCTACCCGATTTCATCTTGGGCGTGTTTCTTGGTGTCCAATTGCGCCGGGAATCGAAGCTGGGCCCACGTGCCTGGCTGGGGCTCATCACCGCACTGGTCTTGTTTTCGGTTGTAACCACTCTGCCAAATTCGTGGCTGGGCAGCACCCAAATGAACTTCCGCGCCCGGGGCTTGGTCTCTCTCGCTGTCTGTGGCCTACTGTTCTTTTGCGCCCGCGTTGAACAATACCACCGCCCCGCGTGGCAGTCCTTGCCGCTGCGCATCCTCATCTACCTCGGCGAGGCTTCCTACGCACTGTTCCTCGTGCACGTCCTGCTCGTGCGCATAATGGAATTCCCCGTCTTTCGCCCCACTGTAATGGTCCTCAAGGTCAAGGGGCTTCACTCCGAAGCGTGGATCGTGTTCTGCACGATCAGCCTGGTTGCTGCCATCGCGCTGCATGAACTTGTCGAGAAACCTGCCCGTCGCTGGCTCAAACGCCGCCATACCCGATCCGCTCCGGCCTCCCCCGCACTACCACCCGTTGAAGCGTTCACCGTCCGCTCGTAGTCACCGCCCCCCATTCCCCCGCCGGCAACGGGGCGGCTGCAGCGGCCAAACGGCTCACGTCATTGACACCCCCATTGTATATACATCCTGTCTATACACCATGACCAAGACGGCCAAGCTCTTCACCAACGGTGGCTCCCAAGCCATTCGCCTGCCCAAGGAGTTTCGCTTCCCCGGCAAGGAGGTCCGCATCCGCAAAACCAAGAACGGCATCTCGATCACCCCCATCGACGACGAAAAGGAAAAGCGCCGCCAAGCCTTCATCGCCCTCGCCGGCTCCTGCCCGGATTTCCCCGACATCCCGCCGCATACCGCTCCTGATCTTCCGCGCGACCTCGACTGGTAGACCATGATCTACCTGCCGGATACCAACGCCCTTTCCAAATACTTCCAAGGGCGCGACCCGTCCCTTCGCCATCAAATGGGTGCGGCATTCGAAGATCTGAGATTATCTTCCATTGTCTTGGCCGAACTCGAATACGGAGCGTCGAAAAGTGGAGTGGCCCGTCACCGCCAGAACGTCGACCAACTGGTGGCGCAACTCCCCCTCCTCGTGTTCAATGCCGAGGATGCCGCGATATATGGCCGCCTACGGGCTCACCTCGAAAAACGCGGCCAGATCATCGGTCCTATCGACACCCTCATCGCCGCCCAAGCCTTGCGCCTCGGGGCCACTGTCGTCACCCACAACCTCGCCGAATTTAAACGCGTCCCCAAACTCAAGGTCGTCGATTGGCAGGCAGCCTAATGATTCCTACCTTCTCCGAGTTTCAGTGCGTAGGCGGTAGCCGAAGCCCTTCGTGTCCATTCGTGGTTAAAAACCAAACCAGTTCCTCTCGTCCATGAGCGCCGAACAACTTACCGGCGTCCTCGAGCGCATCATTTTTTCCAACGAGGAAAACCACTACACCATCGCCGAGTTCCGCGCCGGCGACGGCAGCGAGAAGGTCACCATCGTCGGCACGCTCCCCGGCGTGCAATGCGGCGAAACCCTTCACCTCGACGGCGAATGGACCCGCCACAGCCAGCACGGCCTGCAGTTCAAAATCGCCGGCTTCCGCTCCACCCTGCCGTCCACCGTGTATGGGATCCGCAAATACCTCGGCAGCGGCCTCGTTCCTGGCATCGGCAAGGTCTACGCCAACAAGATCGTCGACGCCTTCGGCACTGACACCTTCCGCGTCCTTTCCGAAGAAAGCGCCCGCCTGCGCACCGTGCCGGGCATCGGCAAAAAGCGCGCCATCAACATCAAGGCCGCTTGGGACGACCAACGCGCCTTCCGCGAGCTCTACATCTTTCTCCAAACCTACGGTGTCACCACCAGCCAGTGCGTGAAACTCAACAAGGCCTACGGCGCCCAGGCCCAGACCGTGCTCACCACCGAGCCCTACCGCGTCGCCCGCGAGATCGACGGCATCGGCTTTAAGACCGCCGACAAAATCGCCATCAACCTAGGCTTCGCCAACGACGCCCCGCCCCGCCTCGACGCCGGTCTCATCTTCGCCCTCGAAACCCTGCAGGAGGAAGGCCACACCGCCCTGCGCGAAGCCGATCTCATCGCCCACGCCGCTGAGATGCTCGACACCTCGAAAGAGCGTCTTGAGGCCCGCGTCGCCGCCCTCATCGATCAACGCGCCCTCGCCCGTCACTGGCCCGCGCAAGAGGCCGATCCCCTGCCCGGTTCCGGCTTCATCCAACTCCCCGTGCTCGACCGCGCCGAGGAACGCATCGCCAAGGTCGTGCAACGCCTCGACGCCGTGCCCTCCGGCCTGCCGCCCATCAAGATCGAAGCCGCCATCACCTGGGCCCAACAAAAAGCCGAAATCCAATTCGCCGCCAAACAGGCCGAAGCCATCCGAACCGCCCTCGCCCACAAGACCAGCATCCTCACCGGCGGACCCGGAACCGGAAAAACCACGATTTTGCGCGCGCTCGTCGACATCCTGCGCGCGAAGAAGGTGCGCCTTCACCTCGCCGCGCCTACCGGTCGCGCCGCGCAACGCCTCGCCGAAACCACCGGCGGTTTCGCGTCCACCATCCACCGGCTGCTCAAATTCGACCCCGCCAAAGGTCACTTCACCACCAACGAGGATCACCCACTCGCGACCGACTTCCTCGTCGTCGACGAGGCCTCCATGCTCGACACCCGCCTCGCCGCCGCGCTCCTCCAAGCCGTGCCCTCCGCCGCGCACTTGCTTCTCGTCGGCGACACCGACCAGCTGCCTTCCGTCGGCGCCGGCAACGTCCTGCAGGATCTCATTGCCACCCAGCGTCTGGCGGTCACCCGCCTCGATGTCATCCATCGCCAGAAGGGGCAGAGTGGCATCGTCACCACCGCCCACGCCATCAACGACGGCGTCCCCACCCTGCCACCGACTATCCCCGAACTCGACGCCCTGCAGGCGTGGAGCGACCTCAATTTCATTCCCGCCGCCGACCAACAGGATTGCGTCAACAAGGTCCTGCGCCTCTGCCGCGAAACCCTGCCGCGCCTGCACCCGTGGATCAAACCCATCCAGGACATTCAGGTCCTCGCGCCCATGCACCGCGGCACCGCCGGTGTTGGAAATCTGAATACATCCCTCCAAGGTGCGCTCAACCCCACCCGCCAAGGGATCAAGTTTGCCGGCGGTGAATTCCGCGCCGGCGACAAGATCATCCAGCTGCGCAACAACTACGACAAAAACCTCTTCAACGGCGACATCGGCACCGTCGTTTCGACCGACGGCATCAACGGCACCCTCACCGCCCGCTTCGACGACAACGAACACACCTTCGAGCGCGGCGAGTTCAACGACCTCGCCCTCGCCTACGCCATCAGCATCCACAAGAGCCAAGGCTCCGAATACCCCATCGTCGTCATCCCGCTGCTCAAAGCCCACTTCATGATGCTGCAGCGCAACCTCCTCTACACCGCCATCACCCGCGGCAAAAAGAAGGTCTACCTCGTCGGCGAACCCGCCGCCTACGGCATGGCCGTGCGCAACCACGAAGCCAAAGTCCGCAGCACCCACCTGAAGCAAAAGATCACGCTCCTGCCCTAAAGCCTGTCAGCCGGGACGCAGCACCAGCATCGTCGTCGCGCCGGCGAAGAATTCGTAATCCACCGGGACCTCACGGGCTTCGACTCCGCTCTCGCCCAACTCTCCTATCAAGTCACCAAGCTGTGGATACGGCTGACCATCCGCCCCGCAGACCGGGTGAATCCGCACTTCGTCACGCGCCACCCGCATCAGCTCCCGGCAGGCCGCGAGATGGAAGGCAAAGTCGAAGAGCGCCGGATAAATGAAGAGCAGGTGGGCGCACAGCACCACATCGAACGCCCCGTCCAGAAACGGCAGCTTCGGCAGCGCCGCGCCAAAGTAACGCCCATGCTCTCGATGGGCCGCAAAATCCCCCAGGAAACGCTTCGCCGCGCGACGCCGATCGGCCTCGGCCTCATCGACCGACGCAAAACTCTTAAAGCGAAACCGCCCACTGTTCTGCCCGGTCCGCATGCGCTCAAACATATGCTCGTAGTCCTGTGCCACCTGCCGCTCAAGATCCGCGGGATTGCGCGCATAGAGCGGATCCACTGCGACCGCCTCGACGCCCCCCCGCCGCGCTTCCGCCGTGAACGAGGACGGCCCCGCCGCCACATCGAGCACCGACCGACCGCGCAACGCGTCGACATCGAGGTCAAAGAACTGGACATATTCAGCCAAGGAACGGCCAAAGAACGCGACCGCCGGCCGCTCAAACACCGGCGTCAACGACCGGCTCTTTTTATCATCAAAACTCATAAAATTACATAATGGCGTCACCTAATGGGTGACAGGTGGCGCCGCGCCTCGCCGGGCGCGGCCAAGGGAAAGGGAGGAAAAGCGGACAACAAAAAGCCCGATTCGCAGTGGTGCGGAATCGGGCTTGGCGGGAAGCGGATCGAGCGCGTCAGCCGCTCGCCGGGAGGTTCAGGGCAACCTCACCATCGCCAAGCCGATGAACGCCACCAACGACGCATTCCCGAGCAGGGCAACGGCGTCGCGATCGAAAGCTGAGTAAGCAGGTGGGAGTTCATAACGGCACCACCCATGGTCGGCATCGACCGGCGAATCAACTCCGATTCCGTCCGACGCAAAACCTACCGCCGGAAAATGCCGCGAATTCGACTGGTTCGTTTGAACGGCGCGGCCGTGCCGCCACTCGTCTTCTTCGGTTCAAAGACGTCTGGCGGCGGTGGCGGCAGGCCCCGACGCACGCGGTCCTTTTCCTGCAGCTGCCGCTCCAACTCGCGCAGACGTTCCTCCCGCTTGCGGATCTGTTGGTCCAGATCCCCCAACGCCATGCGCTCATCACGAAACACGTTTTTCTCCGCCTCAAACACTGCCCGCGCCTTCGCCAAATCCTCCCAGCCCTGCCCCGCCGTCGCGGGCGGGAAAGGCAGCTGTGTGTAACCCGTATCGACGCTCTTGATACTCGGCTTTCCCGGTAAGAGGGATTCACGTTGCCGCAACCGCGCCTCGTAGTCACGGAGGTTGCCCTCCCGGGTCTGTAAATCCTGCAGCGTCTGCTGCCACAAATCACATTCCGCGCGCAACTCCGCTCGCGCTCGCTCCAACCGTTTCGCCTCGTCGGCCATCTTCCGCCGCCGTTGGTCCAACGCCTGCCGCTCGTCCGCGAGCATGCGCGCCCGCTCATCCATCGCTGCCTGCGCCGCCTCCACCAAGTCGCGCTCCCCTTCGAGTTCCAACAACGCCCGCTTGAAACGCTCCCGCATTTCCACCGCTTCCGCATCCGTGTGCAACGAACGCAGCACCGGCTCCATTTCACGCAAGGTGCGTTCCACCTCGCTGAGCTCCACCGCCGGCGTCGTAGCCACCCCTTCCACCCGCTCCGGCGCGACCAACGCCAACACGCGTCGCACCACCGGCTGCACCTCTTCGTTCAACGGCCACACGTCGGTCAATCCCTCGCGAATTCCCTGCACCACCAGCGGCAGTTGTAGCTCCGGCAATAGCATGACGATCGGCGGCTCATCCCCCAGCTCATCCCGCAAACGGCCCGCCCACGCAAAGGCCTGCTCCCCCACCCCTTGATAACCGATCAGGATCAGATCGAAGCTCTCCGCGACCGCCTCTTCGACCGCGGACTCCGCAGCTTCCACCGCCTTCACCTTCATACCCGCCTCCACGAGAAGCACGGCCAATACCCGGCGGAGATGGGCATCGGCATGCATGATAAGAATGTGGGGAGTCGTGGCAGGCATGATGAATAAGTGGGTAAAACTACGCCCCAGCGATACCCAGACACCCCGCCCGCGCCACTCGAAAGCCTCTTTACGCCAACGATTTACCCAGGCTTTACGTTAGCTCGTTTTTTACAAGAAAGGGCGCCCACCGCAGTGAACGCCCTCGAAAACTATCCAGCCGATCGCGCTGCTCAGGAGCGGAAGATCACGTCCTCGCGGTTGAACATCTTCACGCACAACCACAAGGCGATGCCGGCATACACGGCCGACGAGCCGAAGATCAGCGCGATGTAATCCCAGTTCCACGTGCCGGAGAGCATCTCCTTGCACACGAGGCTCAGGTTCATGATCGGGATGAGCGCCGTCTTCGCACTCAACTCGATGCCGGGCAGCATGCCCATCGCCGTCGGGATGATGATCACGATCATCAACGGCGACACGAGACTCTGCGCTTCCTTAAAACTTTTCGCGAAGAGCGAGATGGCGAGTTCCGCCGCGGCAAACAGCACCGCCACCGGCACCACCATGGCAAACACGCCGAGCAGGCCGACCGGATCGATCAACATCGGCATGCCACCGCCGCCCGCCGCAGCGCCCGCACCGCCACCCGCGCCGGCGGCAAACACCATCGGCGCGACGAAAGCACTCACGCCCATCATTATCACCGTCAACGCGACCGTCGTGGCCGACGCCGTGAGCACCATGAAGAACTTGCCCATCACGATGTTGATGCGACCCAGCGGCGAGCAGAGCAGCGTTTCCATCGTGCCGCGTTCCTTTTCACCCGCGGTCAGATCCATCGCCGGATACATCGCGCCGGTGAAGCAGAGGATCACAATCATGTAGGGCACGAAGCCACCGATCGCGTTGCCGCCCACCTTCTCCGGCGGCGCGACGTTTTCCGTCTCCACCTTGAAGGGTTCGACCACACTGGCCGGAAGGTTGCGCGCCTCGAGCGCCGCCTGCACTCGGGCTTCGCGATAGTCGGTCAAAAAGCTGCGCAGCTCATCGCGGCCCATCTTCGACTTCAGCTCTCCCTGGTAGTGGTAGATCTTGACCGTCGGCACCTCGTCGCCTGCCAAGAGAGCGGCATCAAAGCCGGCCGGAATATCGACCGCCGCGCGTATCCGCTTCTCGGTTACGGCAGCCTTGAAGTCTTCGGTCGTCGTCACGACGCGAAACTCCTCGTGAGCCTTGAGCGCCGCGACCAGTTCCGGCGAATCCTCGCCGCCCACGATCATGATGGAGGACTGCTCCTGCTGCGCCTTCTTGATGACTTTCTGCATCACGAAGCCGGCGCCGAAGAACAGCAGCGGGATGACCACGGTGGGCACCACGAGGGTGGAAATGAGGGTGCGTTTGTCGCGCACCGTGTCGCGCAGTTCCTTGAAGTAGACGGTGCTGATGGCTTTCCAGTTCATTGGGTAAGTCTTTCGCTGGTTGGGTTGTGGGGTGGTCCGGCTTCAGCCTTGTTTTTCCGCCTGTTCGAGCGCGGCCTGCAGGGCGGCTTCACCGCCGACAGCTTTCACAAAAATCTCCTCCATGTCGTTCTCGCCAAACTGCTGCTGCAGCTCGGGCAAGGTGCCCTCGGCGACAAGTTTTCCGTCATGGATGATGCCGATCTTGTCGCAGAGTTTTTCGATCTCACTCATCACGTGCGACGAGTAGATCACCGTCTTGCCCCGATCGCGGCACTGGCGCACGAACCGCACGATGGCGCGCGCCGTCATCACATCGAGACCGAGCGTCGGCTCGTCGAAGATCATCACATCCGGATCATGCACCAGCGTGCGGGCGATCGACGTCTTCTGCTTCATGCCGGTGGAGAACTTTTCGCAGCGGCGGTCGAGGAAGTCGTGCATGTCGAGCTCGTCGGCGAGCTGCTTGATGCGGGCCTTGATCGCCTTGGTCTCCATGCCATTGAGCTCACCGAAGTAGGTGATCATCTCCCGCGCAGTGAGACGGCCGTAGAGCGCAGTCGAGGCGGCGAGAAAGCCGACCTTGGCTCGCACCAGCGCCGACTCTTTGACGACGTCGTGCCCGGCCACAATGGCCTGCCCCTCGACGGGTTTGAGCAGGGTGGCGATCATGCGCAGGGTGGTGGTTTTGCCCGCGCCATTGGCCCCCAGTAGGCCATAGATTTTGCCGGGTTCGCAGCTAAAGGACACATCGTCGACGGCGCGCACAACGCCCCGCTTCTTGTCCTTGAAGGTTTTGGTCAGGTGGGTGACTTCGATCATGGCTGGATGGGTAAGGAAGATTGGATAGCCGAAAACGCGCCAGCGGCTCAGTTTTCGCGGCGAGTGCTGAGCATGGTGACGGTGATGCCGCCGCCGATGGCGGCGCCCACGCCCCAGCCCAGTGATGCACTCATCGCCCACATGACACCGAGACCGGTGACGACAGCGGCGAACCAACGGGAGCGGCAAAACAGGGTAAGCGTTTTCATAACAAACAGGGAGGGGAGATGGGTAAGGGTGTAGTGAAGTTTTGATTACAAGCTCATGCGTTCACGGAACGCCTGGGCCTGGCGGCGGCTGAGCTCGACCTTGGCGCCGCCCTTGAGTTCAACCAGCAGGCCGCCGCTGAACCACGGCTCGATCTTTTCGATCCACTGCAGGTTGATCATCTGGCGACGGTTGGCGCGGAAGAAGGTCTTGGTGTCGAGCCGCGTCTCCATCGCATTGAGCGAGCGGAAGAGCTGCGGCTGAGCGTCGTCGAAATGCACGCGGGTGTAGTTGCCTTCGCTCTCGAGCAGGCGAATGCGCTTCACCTCGACGAACCAGCAGTGGTCGCCCTCCCGCACAAACACCTTGTCGTCGGGGCTGAGCACCTCGGGGCGATCCGCGCTCGGCGGCGGATTTGCGCCACTGCGCTCCCTCAGCCGCTCAATGGCCGCTTCGAGACGCACGGGATCGACGGGCTTGAGGAGGTAGTCGAGGGCGTTGAGCTCAAAGGCCTTCACCGCAAACTCGTCGTAGGCGGTGGTAAAAATCACCTGCGGCACCGGCGGCTCGAGCGACTCGAGAAACTCCAGGCCAGTCTCGCCGGGCATCTGCACATCCAGAAACAGCAGATCGGGATTCAGCTCTTTCAGCTTCTCGCGGGCCTGCTCGGCGTTGGCCGCCTCGCCGACAATTTCAATGCCGTCCACCTCGCCCAGCAGGCGACGCAGTTCGCCGCGCGCGAGGCGCTCATCATCAATCAACAACGCTTTCATGCAGATACTGTATCAGGGTTGGATTTGTTGCTCGCGCCGTCGCGACGACGGCGGCGTTCCCGCGGACCGGTGGTCGCTTCCGCCTCCTGCGGCACCACGACCGCGGCCGTGACCTGGTCGGGCGCACTCTGTTCGAGGGAGAGACGGGCGCTGTCGCCGAAGAGCAATTGCAGGCGATCGGACGCGTTGCGCAGGCCCACGCCCGTCGAGCGTTGCTGGGTGCGACCGGTGCCGGCCGAGCGCAGGTTGCCGGGGTTGCGCACCGCGATGTGCAGCTCGCCGTTTTCGATATGGGCGATGATTTCGATCTGCCCGCCGTTGGGTTGCTCGGCGATGCCGTATTTGACCGCGTTCTCCACCAGGGTCTGCAACAGCATCGGCGGCACGTGGCGGCGCAGGGTCTCCGGCGCGACATCGAGTTTGAGGCGCAGGCGCTCCTCGTGGCGGACCTGCTCCAGCGAAAGGTAGTCGTTCACGACCGTCAGCTCCTCCTCGAAGGAGACGGTCTGCTTGCGGCCCGCCTGCAGCGAGTAGCGCAGCATGTTGGCCAACTGCGTCACCGCTTCACGCGCCCGCCGCGGATCCTCGTCGATCAGAGCGCGAACGCTATTGAGCGAGTTGAACATGAAGTGCGGATTCACCTGCGACTTCAGCGCGCGCAGCTCGGCGTCCTTCACCACCGCGGTCAGGCGCAGTCGCTCGATCTCCGAGCGGTTGAAACGCGCATAGACATGATAGATGAAGTAGGCGCTCAACCACGCCGTATACATGATGGTGCCGTTGATGATGCTGATCAGGACCAGCAGGAAGGGGTTGATGCTGTCCGGCCACGGATGCCGCAGCACGCCATACACCCAGCCGAAGCCCACCACGCTCCACACCACCGACATGCCCAGCGCCAGGAACAGGCCCCGGGGCAACATCTTGACCCACGGCAACTCCCGCAGCTGCCAGCGATCGATGTAAATGCGCGCAAAGTGGGAAATCACCAGACCCAGCAGCACCGTGTGCACCAGCGTCATATAGTCGTCGACAGTCAGCGGCTCCTCCCGCGCACTCGACACCATCACGCTGATCACCAACTGCATGGCAAGAAACCCGCCCCAGCACAGCGCTTGGCAAATGACGTAGAGCCGCTCCTTCGCACGCTGGCGCTTGGCATCGGCTTGGGGGTCGGAAATGGGCACGGCGGAGTCGATCACGCCGCCACCCTACAGCAAGAACGCGCTTTCGGGGCAATCTTTGGACAAACGGCGATCCCCCATGACGAACGGCCCGCACGCGCGTCCCCTCCCACCTCTCCGCCCCCCCCCGACTTCAAACTTCCTACTTCCAACTTCATACTTAACCTCCCCCCCATGACTGCACCCCAAGTCGTTGTCGTCGGCAGCTACGTGACCGACCTCTGTTTCAACTGCGCCCACTTCCCCCGCCCGGGCGAGACCCTCGCCGGCACCTCTCGCACCGGCCCCGGTGGCAAGGGTTCCAACCAAGCCGTCGCTGCCGCCCGCGCCGGTGCCCCCACGCTCTACGTCGGCGCCATCGGCAATGACGCCTTCGGTCGCGAAGCCCAGGCCTTTTACGAGGCCGAGGGCATCCCCGCCCACTGGGCCATCAAACCCAAACAACCCACCGGCGCCGCCGCCATCCTCGTCAACGCCGAGGGCCAGAACCAGATCATCGTCGCCCTCGCCGCCAATCTCCACCTGCGCCGTGACGACCTGCCCATCGACGCCATCGACGGCGCCCGCATCGTCATCGCCCAACTCGAGGCCGATCTCCCCGCGACCACCCACGCGCTCAAACTGGGTCGCACCGCCGGCGCCCTCACCGTGCTCAACCCCGCCCCGCTCCGGCCCGACTTCCAGCCGGCCATGCTCAAGCACGTCGATATCCTCATCCCCAACGAGACCGAGTTCGTGGAGCTCATCAACCGCCTCGGCCACCAGCCCGGCCAGAAACCGCTCACCGCCAAAGCCCTGCTCAAACTCGCCCCTGCCAAACTGCACGCCCTCTGCGGCACCCTCGGCGTGCCCGTCGTCATCGTCACCCTCGGCCAACGCGGCTGCTTCATCTCCCGCGCCGACGGTTACCTCGAAATCCCCGCCTTCACCGTCGACGCCGTCGATACCACCGGCGCCGGCGACGCCTTTGTCGGCGGATTCGCCGCCGGTCTGCTCGAGCACGAGGGCGACCTCGCTGCCGCCGCCCGCCACGGTTGCGCCGTCGCCGCCCTCTCTGTCACCAAACCCGGCACCGCCCCCTCCATGCCCACCCGCACCGCC
This portion of the Actomonas aquatica genome encodes:
- the recD2 gene encoding SF1B family DNA helicase RecD2, with the translated sequence MSAEQLTGVLERIIFSNEENHYTIAEFRAGDGSEKVTIVGTLPGVQCGETLHLDGEWTRHSQHGLQFKIAGFRSTLPSTVYGIRKYLGSGLVPGIGKVYANKIVDAFGTDTFRVLSEESARLRTVPGIGKKRAINIKAAWDDQRAFRELYIFLQTYGVTTSQCVKLNKAYGAQAQTVLTTEPYRVAREIDGIGFKTADKIAINLGFANDAPPRLDAGLIFALETLQEEGHTALREADLIAHAAEMLDTSKERLEARVAALIDQRALARHWPAQEADPLPGSGFIQLPVLDRAEERIAKVVQRLDAVPSGLPPIKIEAAITWAQQKAEIQFAAKQAEAIRTALAHKTSILTGGPGTGKTTILRALVDILRAKKVRLHLAAPTGRAAQRLAETTGGFASTIHRLLKFDPAKGHFTTNEDHPLATDFLVVDEASMLDTRLAAALLQAVPSAAHLLLVGDTDQLPSVGAGNVLQDLIATQRLAVTRLDVIHRQKGQSGIVTTAHAINDGVPTLPPTIPELDALQAWSDLNFIPAADQQDCVNKVLRLCRETLPRLHPWIKPIQDIQVLAPMHRGTAGVGNLNTSLQGALNPTRQGIKFAGGEFRAGDKIIQLRNNYDKNLFNGDIGTVVSTDGINGTLTARFDDNEHTFERGEFNDLALAYAISIHKSQGSEYPIVVIPLLKAHFMMLQRNLLYTAITRGKKKVYLVGEPAAYGMAVRNHEAKVRSTHLKQKITLLP
- a CDS encoding DMT family transporter, with the translated sequence MTFPLHLLLPLASSFGYVAGVLLLKRSAAFGVGLWRTTFVANVMHAVCIAPFWALGPGPGTGAWWQPLVTALLFFAGQIFTFLAIERGDVSIATPVLGAKIILVAFLSAVFLPDPIPLKWWIAAVLSVAAIALLNRRPRHTDAPTARATNIGGTVAAALGAALTFAASDITVQAWAPLWGVGRYLPIMFGLLALLSFALFPVFSAPLRSIARPARPWLLGGATLLGVQAAGMGIAIGAFGDATAVNIVYSSRGLWAVLAVWWIGHWFKNEEQHLGPATLRLRLWGAALMLAAIGLVLV
- a CDS encoding methyltransferase, giving the protein MSFDDKKSRSLTPVFERPAVAFFGRSLAEYVQFFDLDVDALRGRSVLDVAAGPSSFTAEARRGGVEAVAVDPLYARNPADLERQVAQDYEHMFERMRTGQNSGRFRFKSFASVDEAEADRRRAAKRFLGDFAAHREHGRYFGAALPKLPFLDGAFDVVLCAHLLFIYPALFDFAFHLAACRELMRVARDEVRIHPVCGADGQPYPQLGDLIGELGESGVEAREVPVDYEFFAGATTMLVLRPG
- a CDS encoding acyltransferase family protein codes for the protein MLPRLHSLTLLRLFAASWVVVFHFHHKFPPAPGGVWERFCGNGHFAMPLFFVLSGLVLAYCYPRIPDASAIQRFYWARFARVFPAYAVMHLLALLLMVELWHSDPVRWIYSNVLSALGLQAWFHYTFPIGLNGATWSVSVEAFFYLLFPALLPVCQYFEQRWGPLRPLVLCILFSTFIGFSDIAFETGYDSGYYILPILRLPDFILGVFLGVQLRRESKLGPRAWLGLITALVLFSVVTTLPNSWLGSTQMNFRARGLVSLAVCGLLFFCARVEQYHRPAWQSLPLRILIYLGEASYALFLVHVLLVRIMEFPVFRPTVMVLKVKGLHSEAWIVFCTISLVAAIALHELVEKPARRWLKRRHTRSAPASPALPPVEAFTVRS
- a CDS encoding ABC transporter permease; translated protein: MNWKAISTVYFKELRDTVRDKRTLISTLVVPTVVIPLLFFGAGFVMQKVIKKAQQEQSSIMIVGGEDSPELVAALKAHEEFRVVTTTEDFKAAVTEKRIRAAVDIPAGFDAALLAGDEVPTVKIYHYQGELKSKMGRDELRSFLTDYREARVQAALEARNLPASVVEPFKVETENVAPPEKVGGNAIGGFVPYMIVILCFTGAMYPAMDLTAGEKERGTMETLLCSPLGRINIVMGKFFMVLTASATTVALTVIMMGVSAFVAPMVFAAGAGGGAGAAAGGGGMPMLIDPVGLLGVFAMVVPVAVLFAAAELAISLFAKSFKEAQSLVSPLMIVIIIPTAMGMLPGIELSAKTALIPIMNLSLVCKEMLSGTWNWDYIALIFGSSAVYAGIALWLCVKMFNREDVIFRS
- a CDS encoding type II toxin-antitoxin system VapC family toxin, whose amino-acid sequence is MIYLPDTNALSKYFQGRDPSLRHQMGAAFEDLRLSSIVLAELEYGASKSGVARHRQNVDQLVAQLPLLVFNAEDAAIYGRLRAHLEKRGQIIGPIDTLIAAQALRLGATVVTHNLAEFKRVPKLKVVDWQAA
- a CDS encoding antitoxin produces the protein MTKTAKLFTNGGSQAIRLPKEFRFPGKEVRIRKTKNGISITPIDDEKEKRRQAFIALAGSCPDFPDIPPHTAPDLPRDLDW